A stretch of Gymnodinialimonas phycosphaerae DNA encodes these proteins:
- the bchE gene encoding magnesium-protoporphyrin IX monomethyl ester anaerobic oxidative cyclase, translated as MRILFVHPNYRSGGAEIAGTWPPAWVAYLTGHLRQAGFDDIHFIDAMTDNLTDADLAKQIEEVAPDVVGVTAITPSIYRAEDVLKIAQDVVPRAVRVMGGVHATFMYKQVLSEAPWVDVIVRGEGEEICTELMLAIEDGRFPAERHKIKGLAFTDNDQIVATPAASTVKDLSKIKPDWSVLEWSKYIYIPLGTRVAIPNLARGCPFTCSFCSQWKFWRDYRVRDPKDVVDEIEDLVDNHGVGFFILADEEPSINKKKFVAFCQELIDRGLPDRVKWGINTRVTDIYRDRDLLKFYRKAGLVHVSLGTEAAAQMKLDVFNKETKVEENKEAIRLLREADILVEAQFIVGLDNETPETLEETYQMAWDWQPDLANWSMYTPWPFTPLFQELKDQVEVFDFSRYNFVTPIMKPAAMERGELLDGVMNNYRRFYMKKALFHYPWRGTGFRRRYLLGCLYAFLKAGVGRTFYDLGKVGYTGPQSKHKLDFHFDETRTIAEAQMDDWEASADKAAKAAERREAVKAQTIERKRDFKMPNGARVKACGGGTQQMEDV; from the coding sequence ATGCGCATACTCTTCGTACATCCGAACTACAGGTCTGGGGGCGCAGAAATTGCCGGGACCTGGCCGCCGGCCTGGGTGGCGTATCTGACGGGTCATCTGCGTCAAGCGGGCTTTGACGACATTCACTTCATCGATGCCATGACGGACAATCTGACTGACGCCGATCTGGCAAAACAGATCGAGGAAGTCGCCCCCGATGTGGTGGGGGTCACGGCGATCACGCCGTCGATCTACCGGGCAGAAGACGTTCTGAAGATCGCGCAGGATGTGGTGCCCAGGGCGGTGCGGGTCATGGGCGGCGTGCATGCGACGTTCATGTACAAGCAGGTGCTAAGCGAGGCGCCCTGGGTCGACGTGATCGTGCGCGGTGAGGGGGAAGAGATCTGCACCGAGCTGATGCTGGCCATTGAAGACGGGCGGTTCCCGGCCGAGAGGCACAAGATAAAGGGGTTGGCGTTCACCGATAACGACCAGATCGTGGCGACGCCTGCGGCCTCAACGGTCAAGGACCTGAGCAAGATCAAGCCCGATTGGTCGGTGCTGGAGTGGTCGAAGTACATCTACATTCCCCTCGGCACCCGTGTCGCGATCCCGAACCTGGCGCGGGGGTGTCCGTTCACCTGCTCGTTCTGTTCGCAGTGGAAATTCTGGCGCGACTACCGCGTTCGCGACCCCAAGGACGTCGTCGATGAGATCGAGGATCTGGTGGATAATCATGGCGTCGGCTTCTTCATTCTGGCCGACGAGGAGCCGTCCATCAACAAGAAGAAATTCGTGGCCTTCTGCCAGGAATTGATCGACCGGGGCCTGCCCGACCGTGTGAAATGGGGCATCAACACGCGGGTGACGGACATCTACCGCGACCGCGATCTGTTGAAGTTCTACCGCAAGGCGGGGCTGGTGCATGTAAGCCTTGGGACGGAAGCGGCGGCGCAGATGAAGCTGGACGTGTTCAACAAGGAAACAAAGGTCGAGGAGAACAAGGAAGCCATTCGCCTCCTGCGAGAGGCCGATATCCTGGTGGAGGCGCAGTTCATCGTGGGCCTCGACAACGAGACGCCCGAGACGTTGGAGGAAACCTACCAGATGGCATGGGACTGGCAGCCGGATTTGGCCAACTGGTCAATGTATACGCCCTGGCCCTTCACGCCGCTGTTCCAGGAGTTGAAGGACCAGGTGGAAGTGTTTGATTTCTCTCGGTATAATTTTGTGACCCCGATCATGAAGCCCGCCGCGATGGAGCGGGGGGAATTGCTGGACGGGGTGATGAACAACTACCGCCGCTTCTACATGAAAAAGGCGCTGTTCCATTACCCCTGGCGCGGCACGGGCTTCCGGCGGCGGTATCTGCTGGGGTGTCTTTATGCCTTCCTGAAGGCGGGCGTGGGGCGCACGTTCTATGACCTTGGCAAGGTCGGCTATACGGGGCCACAGTCGAAGCACAAACTGGATTTCCATTTTGACGAGACCCGCACCATTGCCGAGGCGCAGATGGATGATTGGGAGGCGTCCGCCGACAAGGCAGCCAAGGCGGCCGAGCGGCGTGAGGCGGTGAAGGCCCAGACGATCGAGCGCAAGCGTGACTTCAAGATGCCGAACGGTGCTAGAGTAAAGGCCTGTGGGGGTGGCACGCAGCAAATGGAGGACGTCTGA
- a CDS encoding methyltetrahydrofolate cobalamin methyltransferase — MTRTIIESKTKTTVIGFDEPFCVIGERINPTGRKILNQELEDGDFSRVEADAIAQVAAGATVLDINSGAVFSGKMAEDPRYADNNFVEPPLMKRLIEIVQAVTDCPLCIDSSVPGALEAGLAASEGRPLLNSVTGEEERLEVVLPLVAKYNVPVVAISNDDTGISEDPDVRFAVAKKIVERAADFGIPAHDIVVDPLVMPIGAMATAGHQVFTLVRRLREELGVNTTCGASNISFGLPNRHGINNAFLPMAFNAGMTSAIMNPVALPVGPKAIAAKKALVEAAGIILPEGMDDEAFVKMFGMGSTKPRPGKEMEAIRAANFLLNHDDGGGAWIAFNKDPDAAPRRGREGGRRGRG; from the coding sequence GTGACGCGTACCATCATTGAATCGAAAACCAAGACCACCGTCATCGGCTTTGATGAGCCGTTCTGCGTCATTGGCGAGCGGATCAACCCCACCGGCCGCAAGATCCTGAACCAGGAGTTGGAGGACGGCGATTTCAGCCGCGTGGAGGCCGACGCGATTGCTCAGGTCGCCGCGGGCGCGACAGTGCTGGACATCAACTCGGGCGCGGTCTTTTCGGGCAAGATGGCCGAGGACCCGCGCTATGCGGACAACAACTTCGTCGAGCCGCCCCTGATGAAGCGGCTGATCGAGATCGTGCAGGCCGTGACCGATTGCCCGCTGTGCATCGACAGCTCCGTGCCCGGCGCGCTGGAGGCGGGGCTTGCGGCCTCTGAGGGGCGTCCGCTGCTGAACTCCGTCACCGGCGAGGAAGAGCGGCTGGAGGTGGTCCTGCCGCTGGTCGCCAAATACAACGTGCCCGTGGTGGCGATTTCCAACGACGACACCGGCATCAGCGAAGACCCGGACGTGCGCTTTGCGGTGGCCAAGAAGATCGTGGAGCGGGCGGCGGATTTCGGCATTCCGGCCCATGATATCGTGGTGGACCCGCTGGTCATGCCCATCGGCGCGATGGCGACGGCGGGGCACCAGGTGTTTACGTTGGTGCGGCGTCTGCGCGAGGAATTGGGGGTGAACACCACCTGCGGGGCGTCGAATATCAGCTTCGGGCTGCCCAACCGGCATGGCATCAACAACGCCTTCCTGCCGATGGCCTTCAACGCGGGCATGACCAGCGCGATCATGAACCCCGTGGCGCTGCCCGTGGGGCCCAAGGCGATCGCCGCCAAGAAGGCGCTGGTGGAGGCCGCCGGGATCATCTTGCCCGAGGGCATGGATGATGAGGCCTTCGTGAAGATGTTCGGCATGGGGTCGACCAAGCCGCGCCCCGGCAAGGAGATGGAGGCGATCCGCGCCGCCAACTTCCTGCTCAACCACGATGATGGCGGCGGCGCGTGGATCGCGTTCAACAAGGACCCGGATGCCGCCCCCCGCCGGGGCCGCGAAGGCGGACGGCGCGGGCGGGGCTAA
- the bchJ gene encoding bacteriochlorophyll 4-vinyl reductase, whose translation MARSKWRTSEDGQNAAALIGPNAILQMLPVLDQWGGQEGRARILAAAGIDQVPDGTRMIPEEDAARLHRQLRHDAPERAAPMAAEAGRRTADYILAHRIPRPAQRVLKALPPFAAARLLSRAISRNAWTFVGSGTLHVRDAWTFEIEANPLIAGEVSEHCLCDWHAGVFGHLYQTLVTPRATCTEVSCGAQAPGTRCRFEVRRA comes from the coding sequence GTGGCACGCAGCAAATGGAGGACGTCTGAGGATGGCCAGAACGCCGCCGCGCTGATTGGACCGAACGCGATCTTGCAGATGCTGCCGGTGCTTGACCAATGGGGCGGGCAGGAGGGGCGCGCGCGGATACTGGCGGCGGCGGGTATTGACCAAGTGCCCGACGGCACCCGGATGATCCCTGAAGAGGACGCGGCGCGACTGCATCGCCAGTTGCGCCATGACGCGCCTGAACGGGCCGCGCCCATGGCGGCGGAGGCGGGGCGGCGAACGGCCGATTACATCCTCGCGCACCGGATCCCGCGCCCCGCGCAGCGTGTGCTGAAGGCCCTGCCACCCTTTGCCGCCGCGCGTTTGCTGTCCAGGGCGATTTCCCGGAACGCCTGGACCTTTGTCGGCTCGGGCACGTTGCACGTCCGGGATGCCTGGACCTTCGAGATCGAGGCCAACCCGCTGATCGCAGGGGAGGTCAGTGAACACTGCCTGTGTGATTGGCATGCGGGCGTTTTCGGGCACCTCTACCAAACGCTGGTAACACCGCGCGCCACCTGCACCGAGGTCTCCTGCGGCGCGCAGGCCCCCGGCACCCGTTGCCGGTTCGAGGTGCGCCGGGCCTAA
- a CDS encoding ASKHA domain-containing protein: MTDQTPLVIFTPSGKRGHFPVGTPILTAARQLGVDLDSVCGGRGICSKCQIAPAYGDFPKHGVTVRDGALSDWNEVEARYDRVRGLKKGRRLGCQAKVEGDIVVDVPPESQVHKQVVRKAASTKPIVMDPATKLVMIDVVEPDMHSPSGDLERVADALQAQWDIGPVTARLPVLKALQPALRKGKWQVSVAVHTPAGSDTSQILGVWPGFHEGGLYGLAVDLGSTTIAAHLCDLSDGRVLASSGLMNPQIRFGEDLMSRVSYVMMNPGGDAEMTAAVQEALNTLAVDIATEAGIDPALIFETVIVCNPVMHHLLLGIDPVELGQAPFALATSGSLTLDARDIGLSDIAPTAQLYLLPCIAGHVGADAAAVALAEEPNTSQDLALIVDVGTNAEILLGDTNGVLACSSPTGPAFEGAQISAGQRAAPGAIERIEIDPVTKEPRFRVIGVDAWSDDADFPADTQITGICGSGIIEAVAEMRMAGLLDASGLIGSAEATGTARCEPTGRTHAYLIHDATATGGPRVTVTQGDIRAIQLAKSALYAGARLLMDQRGVTKVDRVVLAGAFGAHISPKHAMVLGMIPDVPLDKVQSAGNAAGHGARIALCNRAARTSIEAIVRDIHKVETAVEPRFQEHFVNANAIPHATDPFPELAQVVTLPNVAFGASGSAPGDGGGRRRRRRG, from the coding sequence ATGACCGACCAGACCCCCCTTGTGATCTTCACCCCCTCGGGCAAGCGCGGCCACTTTCCCGTGGGCACGCCGATCCTGACCGCCGCGCGGCAGTTGGGGGTGGACCTTGATAGCGTCTGTGGCGGGCGGGGCATCTGCTCCAAATGCCAGATCGCGCCTGCCTACGGGGATTTTCCCAAGCACGGCGTCACCGTCCGCGATGGCGCACTGAGCGACTGGAATGAGGTCGAAGCGCGCTATGACCGCGTGCGCGGCCTGAAGAAGGGCCGCCGTCTGGGCTGTCAGGCCAAGGTGGAAGGCGATATCGTCGTCGACGTGCCGCCTGAAAGCCAGGTGCACAAACAGGTCGTCCGCAAGGCGGCCTCCACCAAGCCCATCGTGATGGACCCGGCCACCAAGCTGGTGATGATCGACGTGGTGGAACCGGACATGCATTCGCCGTCCGGCGATCTGGAGCGGGTCGCCGACGCCCTGCAAGCGCAGTGGGATATCGGCCCGGTCACGGCACGCCTGCCCGTGCTCAAGGCGTTGCAACCGGCGCTGCGCAAGGGCAAATGGCAGGTTTCCGTCGCGGTGCACACGCCTGCGGGCAGTGACACCAGCCAGATCCTTGGCGTCTGGCCCGGCTTCCATGAAGGGGGGCTTTACGGGCTGGCGGTTGATCTGGGCTCCACCACCATCGCGGCCCATTTGTGTGACCTGTCCGATGGGCGCGTGCTGGCGTCATCGGGCCTGATGAACCCGCAGATCCGCTTTGGAGAGGACCTGATGAGCCGGGTCAGCTACGTGATGATGAACCCCGGTGGCGATGCGGAAATGACCGCCGCCGTGCAAGAGGCGCTGAACACGCTTGCCGTGGATATCGCGACAGAGGCGGGCATCGACCCCGCCCTGATTTTCGAAACGGTGATCGTCTGCAACCCGGTCATGCACCACCTGCTTTTGGGCATCGACCCGGTGGAACTGGGCCAGGCGCCCTTTGCGCTGGCGACCTCTGGCAGCCTGACCCTGGATGCGCGCGACATTGGCCTGTCCGACATCGCGCCCACCGCGCAGCTGTATCTGCTGCCCTGCATCGCGGGCCACGTGGGCGCGGATGCGGCCGCCGTGGCGCTGGCGGAGGAGCCCAACACCTCGCAAGACCTTGCGTTGATCGTGGATGTCGGCACCAATGCCGAGATCCTGTTGGGTGACACCAACGGCGTCCTCGCGTGCTCTTCCCCTACCGGGCCTGCGTTCGAGGGCGCGCAGATCAGCGCGGGCCAGCGGGCGGCGCCGGGGGCGATCGAGCGGATCGAGATTGATCCCGTGACCAAGGAACCGCGTTTCAGGGTCATCGGTGTGGATGCGTGGTCTGACGACGCCGATTTCCCCGCCGACACCCAGATCACCGGCATCTGTGGCTCTGGCATCATCGAGGCGGTGGCCGAGATGCGCATGGCGGGCCTGCTGGATGCCTCCGGCCTGATCGGCAGTGCGGAGGCCACCGGCACCGCGCGCTGCGAGCCCACGGGCCGCACCCACGCCTACCTGATCCATGATGCCACGGCGACGGGCGGTCCCCGCGTTACCGTAACCCAGGGCGATATCCGCGCCATTCAACTGGCCAAATCGGCGCTCTATGCGGGCGCGCGCCTGCTGATGGACCAGCGCGGCGTCACCAAGGTGGACCGCGTGGTGCTGGCGGGTGCGTTTGGCGCGCATATCAGCCCCAAGCACGCGATGGTGCTGGGGATGATACCCGATGTGCCGCTGGACAAGGTTCAATCGGCGGGCAATGCGGCGGGCCACGGCGCGCGCATTGCGCTGTGCAACCGCGCCGCGCGGACGTCCATTGAGGCGATCGTCCGCGATATCCACAAGGTGGAGACGGCGGTGGAGCCGCGTTTTCAGGAGCATTTCGTCAACGCCAATGCCATCCCCCATGCCACCGATCCGTTCCCGGAACTGGCACAGGTCGTGACCCTGCCCAACGTGGCGTTCGGTGCCAGCGGCTCGGCCCCGGGCGACGGCGGCGGGCGACGCAGGCGACGACGCGGTTAG
- a CDS encoding CaiB/BaiF CoA transferase family protein, whose product MPSPLENLMILDLTHVLAGPFCSQSLSALGARVIKVERPGTGDDTRAFPPFKDGESVYFNGLNHGKQSIALDLKAPEDREIFERLLARADVLLENYRPGVMDRLGYGYEALHARFPHLIYGSVSGYGQTGPDALKPAYDMVVQARGGVMSITGEKGREPVRVGASVGDIVAGMYLAQEVLAALYDRDRTGLGQMIDVAMLDGQLSIMEHAVAMVAAGGPAPEPAGARHPSITPFETFHAEDGLFVIAAGNDTLFQRLCDALGHPHWATAPRFATNAARCENARLLKRMIELETLLRPKAHWIDLLEKAGVPTGEVQNVAQAMQDPQILARNMVIEVAGRDGRAPQKAAGNPIKMSGLPDPATRPPAPALDGDRAAILAWLDEGPDAGPAT is encoded by the coding sequence ATGCCCTCGCCCCTTGAAAACCTGATGATCCTTGACCTGACCCATGTGCTGGCGGGGCCGTTCTGTTCGCAGTCCCTTAGTGCGCTGGGGGCACGGGTCATCAAGGTCGAGCGTCCGGGAACCGGCGACGACACCCGCGCCTTCCCCCCGTTCAAGGACGGCGAAAGCGTCTATTTCAACGGCCTGAACCACGGCAAGCAATCCATTGCCCTTGACCTGAAAGCCCCGGAAGACCGCGAAATTTTCGAACGCCTGCTGGCCCGCGCCGATGTGCTATTGGAGAACTACCGCCCCGGCGTGATGGATCGTCTCGGCTATGGCTATGAGGCCCTGCACGCCCGCTTTCCGCACCTGATCTATGGCTCTGTGTCGGGCTATGGCCAGACCGGGCCGGATGCCTTGAAACCGGCCTATGACATGGTTGTGCAGGCCCGCGGCGGCGTCATGTCGATCACCGGTGAAAAGGGGCGCGAGCCTGTGCGCGTCGGCGCCTCGGTCGGGGATATCGTCGCCGGGATGTACCTGGCCCAGGAGGTCCTCGCGGCGCTCTATGATCGCGACCGCACGGGGCTGGGGCAGATGATCGATGTGGCCATGCTCGACGGGCAACTGTCGATCATGGAACATGCCGTCGCCATGGTCGCGGCAGGCGGCCCCGCGCCCGAGCCTGCGGGCGCGCGCCACCCCTCGATCACACCGTTCGAGACGTTCCACGCGGAAGACGGGCTTTTCGTCATCGCCGCAGGCAACGACACGCTGTTCCAGCGCCTTTGTGACGCGCTCGGCCACCCCCATTGGGCGACCGCGCCGCGCTTTGCAACCAACGCCGCGCGCTGCGAAAATGCCCGCCTTCTCAAGCGGATGATCGAGCTGGAGACCCTGTTGCGCCCCAAGGCCCACTGGATCGACCTGTTGGAAAAGGCCGGCGTGCCCACCGGCGAGGTTCAGAACGTCGCCCAGGCCATGCAAGACCCGCAGATCCTGGCGCGCAACATGGTGATCGAGGTCGCGGGGCGGGACGGCCGCGCGCCGCAAAAAGCCGCCGGAAACCCTATCAAGATGAGCGGCCTGCCGGACCCCGCCACGCGCCCGCCCGCGCCCGCGCTCGACGGGGATCGGGCCGCCATTCTGGCATGGCTGGATGAGGGGCCGGATGCGGGGCCTGCAACCTGA